From a single Labrenzia sp. PHM005 genomic region:
- a CDS encoding DUF2259 domain-containing protein — MRWFQIAAALWGILALSTLPASAGDEARLEILGFSGDGRYFAFEQFGIQDGSGFPYSEIFVIDVHADKWVSPSPFRRRDDVDDANGFDPATLLRTMRSANRAAAEPLLTSKGIAGHGQTVGSNPVTELSANPFNMKVNLRHIVPPADDPMEVQLMEYPLPDETCAGFGAATKGFQLNTIYGGEARVRHLDKTLPKSRGCATGYRIGRVISFFPDRQPPVIAVLVHLATHGFEGPDGRFLAITGRL; from the coding sequence ATGCGCTGGTTTCAAATTGCCGCAGCTCTTTGGGGTATTTTGGCCCTATCGACCCTACCGGCTTCGGCAGGTGACGAGGCGCGACTGGAAATTCTCGGTTTTTCCGGTGATGGCCGTTATTTTGCCTTTGAACAATTCGGCATTCAGGATGGGTCCGGATTTCCATATTCCGAGATCTTCGTCATCGACGTTCATGCAGACAAATGGGTGAGCCCCTCGCCGTTCCGCCGCCGCGACGACGTTGACGACGCCAACGGCTTCGATCCCGCAACCCTTTTGAGAACCATGCGATCCGCCAATCGGGCAGCTGCGGAGCCGCTGCTGACCTCCAAAGGAATTGCGGGCCACGGTCAGACCGTCGGCAGCAATCCGGTTACGGAACTATCGGCCAACCCTTTCAACATGAAAGTTAATCTCCGCCACATTGTTCCACCAGCAGACGACCCGATGGAAGTGCAGCTGATGGAATATCCGCTGCCTGATGAAACCTGCGCCGGTTTTGGCGCTGCCACCAAAGGATTTCAGCTCAACACAATTTATGGCGGTGAAGCCCGCGTCCGGCATTTGGACAAAACGCTCCCCAAGAGCAGAGGGTGCGCGACGGGCTACCGGATCGGTCGTGTGATCAGCTTTTTCCCGGACCGGCAGCCGCCTGTGATTGCAGTTCTTGTTCACCTGGCCACACATGGCTTTGAAGGACCGGACGGTCGCTTTCTGGCAATTACCGGCAGGCTTTGA
- a CDS encoding Na+-dependent transporter has protein sequence MIRMLAVAVAWVGRHGTAALAVSIFIGMALPALSEHLRPYLGVSVFSLLVLAFLRVDTAAIKLRLKRPTLLIAALLWMMLGVPLIAFAGISMIGPDVLGPEMVLALYIATAAPPVLAAPAFLYLLGLDGTLSLALSVAAMIVTPLSAPFIGELMLGEALPLSISGLAVKLSLLLAGALFVALIIRRIAGQDRIAHGANLISGFNVLLLLVFAIAAMDGVAASFADNPVFTLGLTALTFCLAFVQIGVTLALFSPANREDAYAIAHTCGTRNMGLMVAAFGGTLPELTWLWFAVGQFPIYMLPMILKPYVRWFCRLNLKTASQQT, from the coding sequence ATGATTCGGATGCTCGCGGTAGCTGTGGCATGGGTCGGCCGCCATGGAACGGCCGCCTTGGCTGTGAGTATCTTCATTGGGATGGCCCTGCCCGCACTGTCGGAGCACTTGCGCCCCTATCTTGGCGTCTCAGTCTTCAGTTTGCTCGTCCTTGCTTTCTTGCGGGTCGATACGGCGGCGATCAAGTTGAGGCTCAAGCGTCCCACACTGCTAATTGCTGCTCTTTTGTGGATGATGCTCGGGGTTCCGCTGATCGCCTTCGCCGGAATTTCGATGATTGGTCCAGACGTCCTCGGCCCGGAAATGGTGCTGGCGCTATACATTGCGACCGCCGCGCCGCCTGTTTTGGCAGCGCCGGCATTCCTGTATCTTCTGGGACTGGACGGAACCTTGAGTTTGGCGCTCTCGGTGGCCGCAATGATCGTCACACCGCTCAGTGCTCCTTTTATTGGCGAGCTGATGCTTGGTGAAGCCTTGCCGCTCAGCATCAGCGGCCTTGCGGTAAAACTCTCGCTGCTCTTGGCAGGCGCGCTTTTCGTGGCGCTGATCATTCGCCGGATTGCAGGCCAGGACCGGATCGCGCACGGCGCCAATTTGATCAGCGGGTTCAACGTTCTTTTGTTGCTGGTCTTCGCCATCGCTGCCATGGATGGTGTTGCGGCAAGCTTCGCCGACAATCCAGTCTTTACCTTAGGTCTAACGGCCCTCACCTTCTGTCTGGCATTTGTTCAGATCGGGGTTACGCTGGCCTTGTTTTCGCCCGCCAACCGCGAAGATGCTTATGCCATTGCCCACACCTGCGGCACCCGAAACATGGGATTGATGGTGGCTGCCTTCGGCGGCACATTGCCAGAACTGACCTGGCTCTGGTTCGCTGTCGGCCAGTTCCCAATATATATGCTGCCGATGATCCTAAAACCCTATGTCCGCTGGTTCTGCCGCCTAAATCTGAAAACTGCGTCACAGCAGACCTGA
- a CDS encoding NUDIX hydrolase, translating to MTIWRPANFITVKALALIWQDDALLLTEIYDDLGNVKGMRPLGGTVEFGEPWQDALQREFLEELGTRITLGREHFVLENIYEHYGQTGHEIVFLCHAHFSDNHLYRQDAIPFLEHDDTECLARWMSLAELEAKGIELYPEGLRERLVEPTQKTTSIRLS from the coding sequence ATGACCATCTGGCGCCCTGCCAATTTCATCACCGTCAAAGCCCTTGCCCTGATCTGGCAGGACGATGCGCTGCTTTTGACCGAGATTTATGATGACCTCGGGAATGTGAAAGGGATGCGCCCTCTGGGCGGCACCGTAGAGTTCGGCGAACCTTGGCAGGACGCGCTCCAGCGGGAGTTTTTGGAGGAGCTTGGTACCCGCATCACGCTCGGCCGAGAGCACTTTGTGCTTGAAAACATCTATGAACATTATGGCCAGACCGGTCATGAGATTGTTTTCCTGTGCCATGCGCATTTTTCGGACAACCATCTCTACCGCCAGGATGCGATCCCGTTTTTGGAGCATGATGACACGGAATGTCTGGCGCGCTGGATGTCTCTTGCCGAGTTGGAAGCGAAAGGGATTGAGCTCTATCCGGAAGGTTTGCGGGAGCGCCTTGTAGAACCCACGCAAAAAACGACGAGCATTCGTTTGAGTTGA
- a CDS encoding helix-turn-helix transcriptional regulator yields the protein MQPITNWKVIAPWALFSLQAICVSFIVTEEVAGALLGEQAIGILESNILEYLILTALVVGLIASGFEIRKNITRQKRMEQQVKVASGAFAKLLEEHFEIWKLTPSEADVALLALKGFSIAEIASYRETAEGTVKAQCNAIYRKAGVSGRPQLLSLFIDELLGGIVQPSPVH from the coding sequence ATGCAGCCCATCACAAACTGGAAAGTCATTGCCCCTTGGGCGCTCTTCAGCCTCCAAGCCATCTGTGTTTCGTTCATCGTGACAGAGGAAGTCGCCGGCGCTCTTTTGGGAGAACAGGCAATTGGCATTCTGGAAAGCAATATTCTGGAGTATTTGATCCTCACCGCTTTGGTGGTCGGATTGATCGCATCTGGTTTTGAAATCCGGAAAAACATCACTCGTCAGAAACGGATGGAGCAGCAGGTCAAAGTGGCATCCGGCGCATTTGCCAAGCTTCTGGAAGAACACTTTGAAATCTGGAAACTCACGCCGTCGGAGGCGGATGTGGCCCTGTTGGCGCTTAAAGGGTTTTCTATTGCCGAAATTGCGTCTTATCGCGAAACCGCTGAGGGAACCGTCAAGGCGCAATGCAATGCGATCTATCGGAAGGCCGGTGTGTCAGGACGCCCGCAGCTTCTATCCTTGTTTATCGATGAGCTCTTGGGCGGGATCGTTCAGCCCTCACCGGTTCATTGA
- a CDS encoding FAD-binding oxidoreductase, translating to MTAQKSTQTFDVMVLGAGIVGVSTAAHLRRLGLDVALIDRKHPGQEASAGNAGVIQHNGFLPFGLPKDPMGFLRSSFNLGGPFSYRPLTLIRMLPWIRKYIQSSYGEAAEAYCKAIMPLRTLAVQSHLELAEASNAGRFYRKGGWIHLFRGQTSFDAGDLERYYARIYGVDYREMDGEAVKALEPGLIVSGIRAVHWTESRSVSNPAAVVDAFWRGYIRDGGQYFRADAKKTIRKRGGWSLEGERGPIFARHAVVCLGAWSMDVLKKFGERYPLAVKRGYHMHYRPLSGASISRPIVDIDNGFALTPTDFGIRLTTGVELAGRDAPPNPQIVKLVKRRAEEIIPLGRALQDEPWLGSRPCVPDSLPIIGPSPTIKGLWLNFAHGHDGFTLGPVSGRVIAELLTGKTPCADVSGVSPVRFQE from the coding sequence ATGACTGCACAGAAATCGACGCAGACATTTGATGTGATGGTGTTGGGGGCTGGGATCGTGGGTGTCTCAACTGCCGCGCATTTGCGTCGCCTTGGTTTGGATGTCGCGTTGATCGATCGAAAACATCCAGGGCAAGAAGCATCCGCCGGTAATGCAGGTGTCATTCAACACAACGGGTTTCTGCCCTTTGGGTTGCCGAAGGATCCGATGGGGTTCCTCAGGTCGTCCTTCAATTTGGGCGGGCCCTTTTCCTATCGGCCGCTCACTCTGATCCGCATGCTGCCCTGGATCCGCAAATACATCCAGTCAAGTTATGGAGAAGCCGCCGAGGCCTATTGCAAAGCGATCATGCCGCTGCGGACCCTGGCCGTGCAATCCCACTTGGAACTGGCGGAAGCCTCCAATGCCGGGAGGTTTTACAGGAAGGGTGGTTGGATTCATCTCTTTCGTGGCCAGACAAGTTTTGATGCCGGTGACCTGGAGCGCTATTACGCGCGTATATATGGCGTCGACTACCGGGAAATGGATGGTGAAGCCGTCAAGGCGCTGGAACCCGGCCTTATTGTGTCGGGCATACGGGCTGTTCATTGGACTGAAAGCCGGTCGGTCTCCAATCCGGCAGCCGTCGTCGACGCCTTCTGGCGGGGATACATCCGCGATGGCGGGCAGTATTTTCGGGCGGATGCGAAAAAGACGATCCGCAAGCGGGGCGGCTGGTCTCTTGAAGGTGAGCGCGGACCGATTTTTGCGCGGCACGCGGTTGTGTGTCTGGGCGCCTGGTCGATGGATGTCTTGAAGAAGTTCGGCGAGCGCTATCCTCTTGCGGTCAAGCGCGGCTATCACATGCATTATCGGCCGCTATCGGGTGCATCAATATCCCGTCCGATTGTTGATATTGATAATGGGTTCGCGCTGACACCCACCGACTTCGGCATCAGATTGACGACAGGGGTCGAACTGGCTGGCCGGGATGCCCCGCCCAATCCGCAGATCGTCAAGCTCGTCAAACGCAGGGCGGAAGAAATCATTCCTCTTGGACGGGCTTTGCAAGACGAACCTTGGCTCGGCAGCCGGCCGTGTGTGCCAGATTCCTTACCGATAATCGGTCCGTCGCCGACGATAAAAGGTTTGTGGTTGAATTTTGCTCACGGTCACGACGGGTTCACCTTGGGACCCGTTTCCGGGCGGGTGATTGCGGAACTCCTGACTGGAAAAACACCCTGTGCCGATGTGTCCGGCGTGTCCCCCGTGCGTTTTCAAGAGTGA
- the rpe gene encoding ribulose-phosphate 3-epimerase: protein MPREIKIAPSVLASDFSKLGQEVRDVVDAGADWIHLDVMDGHFVPNITFGPDVIAKMRPHTDKIFDTHLMIEPCDPYLEAFAKAGSDIITVHAEATTHLDRSLQAIRALGKKAGVSLNPATPESVLEYVMDRLDLILVMTVNPGFGGQKFIEAMVEKTARIKQMIGDRPIDLEIDGGVTPETAPLVAKAGANVLVAGSAVFKGGTQDAYKANIDAIRSAAETA, encoded by the coding sequence ATGCCGCGCGAGATAAAAATTGCCCCGTCCGTTCTTGCTTCCGATTTTTCCAAACTCGGCCAAGAAGTCCGCGACGTCGTGGACGCCGGCGCCGACTGGATCCACCTGGATGTGATGGACGGCCATTTTGTTCCCAACATCACCTTCGGCCCTGATGTAATCGCGAAAATGCGACCGCATACGGACAAGATCTTCGACACCCATTTGATGATCGAACCGTGTGATCCTTATCTGGAGGCTTTCGCCAAAGCCGGGTCGGACATCATCACCGTGCATGCCGAAGCAACCACGCATCTGGACCGCTCGCTTCAGGCGATCCGCGCCCTCGGTAAAAAGGCCGGCGTATCACTCAACCCGGCCACGCCGGAAAGTGTTCTTGAATATGTCATGGACCGGCTCGATCTGATCCTGGTCATGACCGTGAACCCGGGTTTTGGCGGCCAGAAGTTCATTGAAGCAATGGTTGAGAAAACCGCGCGCATCAAACAGATGATTGGTGACCGTCCGATCGATCTGGAAATTGACGGCGGCGTAACACCGGAAACTGCGCCGCTGGTTGCAAAAGCGGGCGCGAATGTTCTTGTCGCCGGATCTGCAGTCTTCAAAGGCGGCACGCAGGACGCCTACAAGGCGAATATTGATGCCATCCGGTCGGCAGCCGAAACGGCCTAA
- a CDS encoding Lrp/AsnC family transcriptional regulator: protein MTEKYLLDPSDIRVLRVLQRDASLSIAEVAKEAGMSQTPCWRRIKRLKEQGIIKQITAIIDREAVGLGFVAYSFVKLAVPSRENMETFDKLVHHWPEVVICERITGAVDYLIKVVTDDIKTYDNFLRLKLLDNTLVSDVQSRIVVNTVKDTAALPLRES from the coding sequence ATGACCGAAAAATATCTTCTCGACCCATCCGACATTCGCGTATTACGAGTTCTGCAACGGGACGCTTCGTTATCCATCGCGGAAGTCGCCAAAGAAGCCGGCATGAGTCAGACCCCTTGCTGGCGGCGCATCAAACGTCTGAAAGAACAAGGCATCATCAAACAAATCACCGCTATCATCGACCGCGAAGCGGTCGGCTTGGGATTTGTTGCTTATTCCTTTGTCAAACTCGCCGTTCCCAGCCGCGAGAACATGGAAACATTTGACAAGCTCGTTCACCATTGGCCGGAAGTCGTCATTTGTGAACGTATCACTGGGGCTGTCGATTACCTAATCAAGGTCGTAACGGACGATATAAAAACCTACGACAACTTCCTGCGCCTGAAACTGCTTGATAATACACTGGTTTCCGACGTCCAGTCACGCATTGTCGTCAACACAGTAAAAGACACCGCCGCTTTGCCCCTCAGAGAGAGCTGA
- a CDS encoding indolepyruvate ferredoxin oxidoreductase family protein produces MNVHVSNVSLEDKYTATEGRVYLTGIQALVRLLLDRARLDRQAGLKTGGFVSGYRGSPLAGYDTEMGRASRHLKLSDVVFKPGVNEELGATAVWGSQKLRGEGGVGRPTDYDGVFGVWYGKAPGVDRAGDALRQANASGTDRNGGVLALAGDDHLAKSSILPAQSEFFFEHAEIPVLNPADIQDVLDYGLHGLEMSRFTSLWSALICVADTMDASATINVSPDRLRLVRPLDGDPRKDYHQNRDLLLGNRLETERLVRELRIPAAQAYVRTNGLDRVTFGTRRNAKLGIVSTGKAYRDLLQALDLMGLTEEKAKALGLGIYKVALTWPMEPLGLREFARGAEKLLIVEHKRAFMEPQIKEISYHWPDMSRPEIWGKRRPDGAPFLTDVLEISVAELIEGLMKWLPAEAITEEMRSVAARMTKQAMWAQGHAERASRIPYFCSGCPHSTSTKTPEGSRSMPGIGCHAMTEMAGRTTEGQIQMGGEGVLWIGQQPFSGDSHVFANVGDGTYFHSGILAIRQSIAANVSITYKILFNDAVAMTGGQKHDGQLSVPQITRQLEAEGVERIAIVSENPEAFGSWVPIATGTKIHHRDELMDVQEELQKFNGVSVIVYDQTCAAEKRRRRKRGLYPDPDQRLFINDRVCEGCGDCSVQSNCLSVEPLATPFGEKRVINQSSCNKDFSCIKGFCPSFVEIDGAALKKPKKADVDINALVANLQDPVLPSLERTQNALVAGIGGMGVTTISAVLAMAAHIDGKQASTLDMTGLAQKGGPVTSHVRFADSGKAIEGPRVPAASLDLLIASDMVVATNAEQLALAHRGNMVTVANTKVAPTAEFVLKQTLSFDEIKMDTALKEASATYLAMDAAGIAEKLLGDAIFANMLLVGMAYQAGALPVSGDAIETSLELNGAAVAGNIKAFRAGRVLAENAELLLKALPASEKPREFTLDEKIAFNAEELVKYQDDAYASRYRDLVAKIKAADEAHGPGPMRLTWTVADQLYKVMAYKDEYEVARLYSDPAFKEKIAQRFENPKKLKVHLAPPMLAHRMDPKTGRPEKMAFGPWIFSAFKVLAGFKGARGKWYDPFGRTAERTAERALIAQYERDIADILNRLSKGNYGLLVELARVPDLIRGYGPVKEANLEKASDKRRVLLEQLNKREDGGNDGDARSAEYLQAAE; encoded by the coding sequence ATGAATGTGCACGTGTCCAATGTCAGCCTTGAAGATAAGTACACCGCAACGGAAGGCCGCGTCTACTTAACCGGCATTCAGGCGCTTGTCCGGCTGCTGTTGGACCGGGCACGTTTGGACCGGCAAGCCGGGTTGAAAACCGGCGGATTTGTTTCGGGTTACCGTGGATCGCCGCTGGCTGGGTACGACACCGAAATGGGCCGGGCGAGCCGTCATCTCAAATTGAGTGATGTCGTCTTCAAGCCGGGTGTTAACGAGGAACTCGGCGCGACGGCCGTTTGGGGCAGTCAGAAGTTGCGCGGTGAGGGCGGCGTTGGCCGTCCGACAGATTATGACGGTGTGTTTGGAGTTTGGTACGGCAAGGCCCCAGGTGTCGACCGGGCAGGTGATGCGTTACGCCAGGCAAATGCATCTGGAACCGACCGCAACGGTGGCGTCCTAGCTCTTGCCGGTGATGATCATCTTGCAAAGTCCTCGATATTGCCGGCGCAAAGCGAATTCTTCTTCGAGCATGCGGAAATTCCGGTTCTCAATCCGGCCGATATCCAGGATGTGCTCGATTATGGTCTGCACGGTTTAGAGATGTCCCGCTTCACCAGCCTGTGGAGCGCTTTGATTTGTGTTGCCGATACAATGGATGCGTCTGCGACCATCAATGTTTCTCCGGACCGGCTCCGGCTGGTGCGGCCACTGGATGGTGATCCGCGCAAGGATTATCATCAAAACCGCGACCTTCTTCTTGGCAATCGGCTCGAAACTGAGCGTCTTGTGCGTGAACTGCGGATCCCAGCAGCGCAAGCATATGTCAGGACCAACGGGCTCGACCGGGTTACCTTTGGCACGCGCCGGAACGCGAAACTCGGCATTGTCTCGACAGGCAAAGCCTACCGGGATCTTTTACAGGCTCTCGACTTGATGGGCCTTACAGAAGAAAAAGCAAAAGCGCTGGGCCTAGGCATTTACAAGGTTGCACTCACCTGGCCAATGGAACCGCTTGGCTTGAGGGAATTTGCCCGTGGCGCTGAAAAACTGCTGATCGTTGAGCACAAGCGGGCCTTCATGGAGCCGCAGATCAAGGAAATCTCCTACCATTGGCCGGACATGAGCCGGCCGGAGATCTGGGGCAAACGCCGGCCGGATGGTGCACCGTTCCTGACGGATGTTCTAGAAATCTCCGTGGCAGAACTGATCGAAGGTTTGATGAAGTGGTTGCCGGCGGAGGCCATCACCGAAGAAATGCGGTCTGTGGCCGCACGCATGACCAAACAGGCTATGTGGGCCCAAGGTCATGCTGAACGGGCGTCACGCATTCCATATTTCTGCTCCGGGTGTCCGCATTCCACATCTACGAAAACGCCGGAAGGGTCCCGCTCCATGCCAGGGATCGGCTGCCACGCCATGACGGAAATGGCCGGCCGGACCACCGAAGGTCAAATCCAGATGGGCGGCGAAGGTGTGCTTTGGATCGGTCAACAGCCGTTTTCTGGCGACAGCCACGTCTTTGCAAATGTCGGCGACGGAACGTATTTCCACTCCGGCATTCTGGCGATCCGGCAGTCGATTGCCGCGAATGTGTCGATTACCTACAAGATCTTGTTTAACGATGCGGTCGCCATGACCGGCGGCCAAAAGCATGACGGCCAGCTGAGCGTTCCACAAATCACCCGCCAGCTGGAAGCTGAAGGGGTTGAACGCATCGCTATTGTTTCGGAAAACCCGGAAGCCTTTGGCTCCTGGGTGCCGATCGCTACGGGAACCAAGATCCATCACCGCGATGAGTTGATGGATGTTCAGGAGGAACTGCAGAAGTTCAACGGCGTTTCGGTGATCGTCTACGATCAAACTTGTGCCGCAGAAAAACGCCGCCGCCGCAAACGGGGCCTTTATCCGGACCCAGATCAGCGCCTGTTTATCAATGATCGCGTCTGTGAAGGCTGTGGCGATTGTTCTGTTCAATCCAACTGCCTGTCCGTTGAGCCTCTGGCGACACCGTTTGGCGAAAAACGGGTGATCAATCAGTCGAGCTGCAACAAGGACTTTTCCTGTATCAAAGGTTTTTGCCCATCCTTTGTCGAAATTGATGGCGCAGCTCTGAAAAAGCCGAAAAAAGCCGACGTCGACATCAATGCCTTGGTCGCAAACCTTCAAGATCCGGTTCTGCCGTCTCTGGAACGCACGCAAAATGCCCTGGTTGCTGGCATCGGAGGCATGGGTGTCACCACCATCAGTGCGGTTCTTGCAATGGCTGCACACATCGACGGCAAACAGGCCTCGACTTTGGATATGACCGGCCTGGCGCAAAAGGGCGGCCCCGTTACGTCGCATGTCCGGTTTGCCGATAGCGGCAAGGCAATTGAGGGGCCTCGGGTTCCAGCGGCCAGCCTTGATCTGTTGATAGCCAGCGACATGGTGGTTGCAACCAACGCAGAGCAGCTTGCGCTTGCTCATCGCGGCAACATGGTCACAGTTGCGAATACAAAAGTCGCCCCAACGGCTGAATTCGTCCTGAAACAAACCTTGTCGTTTGATGAAATCAAGATGGACACCGCTCTCAAGGAAGCCTCAGCCACCTATCTCGCGATGGACGCGGCAGGGATTGCAGAGAAACTGTTGGGTGATGCGATCTTCGCCAACATGCTGCTTGTCGGTATGGCATATCAGGCTGGCGCTTTGCCTGTTTCCGGGGATGCGATTGAAACCTCTCTGGAACTCAATGGCGCGGCCGTCGCCGGCAATATCAAAGCATTCCGGGCCGGGCGGGTGTTGGCGGAAAATGCAGAGCTGCTGCTCAAGGCGCTGCCAGCTTCAGAAAAACCCCGGGAATTCACCTTGGATGAGAAGATCGCGTTTAACGCGGAGGAGCTGGTCAAATACCAAGATGACGCCTATGCCTCCCGATATCGGGATCTGGTGGCGAAAATCAAAGCTGCAGACGAGGCCCATGGCCCGGGCCCGATGCGCCTGACATGGACAGTTGCTGACCAGCTATACAAGGTAATGGCTTATAAGGATGAGTATGAGGTTGCCCGGCTTTATTCCGATCCTGCTTTTAAAGAGAAAATTGCACAGCGGTTCGAAAACCCGAAAAAGTTAAAGGTACACCTGGCACCTCCCATGCTGGCTCATCGCATGGATCCAAAGACCGGTCGTCCAGAGAAAATGGCGTTTGGTCCGTGGATTTTCTCCGCCTTCAAAGTGCTGGCCGGGTTTAAGGGGGCTCGCGGGAAGTGGTACGACCCGTTTGGCCGGACCGCCGAGCGGACAGCGGAGCGGGCTTTGATCGCGCAATATGAAAGGGATATCGCGGATATCTTGAACCGCTTGTCCAAGGGCAACTATGGCCTGCTTGTCGAACTGGCCCGGGTGCCGGACCTGATCCGGGGCTACGGTCCTGTTAAAGAAGCCAATCTGGAAAAAGCCTCCGACAAGCGCCGCGTTCTGCTGGAACAGCTCAACAAACGCGAGGACGGCGGCAACGACGGTGATGCGCGGAGCGCCGAGTACCTGCAAGCCGCCGAATAA
- a CDS encoding ABC transporter substrate-binding protein codes for MQRKSWLAGLYFLAAAVWATAAQCQPLILAANPQAPFKFEQDGQLQGIDIEIMRTVLDRLEIDYQVRLIKSDKRLQIEAKAGRIDMLLLYSKNEARQVYLEYPEESYVDLNWNFFIRSADQGKFTYTTLDDLKHLRIGATQGISYTEEFWNAGLQLDLEAENSLQMNKLLAGRIDAVPLNTIATLYRAQIGGYRDQISFLPKPMKSKAYFNVFSKTSAHPEMARLKANYDRIIRQLIEDGTIDKVKQRYIGSSS; via the coding sequence ATGCAGCGCAAAAGCTGGCTGGCAGGCTTGTATTTCCTTGCAGCGGCGGTTTGGGCAACCGCGGCTCAATGCCAGCCGTTGATACTGGCTGCCAATCCCCAAGCACCTTTTAAGTTCGAGCAAGACGGCCAGCTTCAAGGCATTGATATTGAGATAATGCGCACAGTGCTTGACCGCCTCGAAATTGATTACCAAGTCCGGTTGATAAAATCGGACAAGCGGCTGCAGATCGAGGCAAAGGCCGGCCGCATAGACATGCTGCTGCTGTATTCGAAAAACGAGGCCCGGCAGGTTTATCTCGAATACCCCGAAGAATCCTATGTCGATCTCAACTGGAATTTCTTCATCCGCTCGGCGGATCAGGGCAAATTCACCTACACCACCCTGGATGATCTAAAGCACCTCAGAATTGGGGCAACACAGGGCATTTCCTATACAGAGGAATTTTGGAATGCCGGCCTTCAACTTGACCTTGAAGCCGAAAACTCGTTGCAGATGAACAAGCTTCTTGCTGGCCGGATAGACGCCGTCCCGCTGAACACAATTGCAACGCTCTACCGGGCGCAAATTGGCGGCTATCGCGATCAGATTTCCTTCTTGCCAAAACCGATGAAGTCCAAAGCCTATTTCAATGTGTTCTCAAAAACCTCGGCCCACCCGGAGATGGCGCGGCTCAAAGCCAATTACGACCGCATTATCCGGCAACTTATAGAAGACGGGACGATTGACAAGGTGAAACAGCGCTATATCGGATCATCAAGTTAG
- a CDS encoding PepSY domain-containing protein: MTTFIKHTAVTVFASAIGLAGAGAALAAVTLGDDLGTTEEEVRAALTSQGYTITEIETEGGELEAEVVLDGQEMEIVIDTTSGLVLEMELEDGADSDEDDDD, translated from the coding sequence ATGACGACTTTTATCAAGCACACAGCAGTAACGGTATTTGCAAGTGCCATCGGTTTGGCTGGGGCGGGCGCGGCGCTTGCTGCAGTCACCCTGGGTGACGACCTGGGTACAACAGAAGAGGAAGTCCGCGCTGCCTTGACCTCTCAGGGCTACACAATCACCGAAATTGAAACTGAAGGCGGCGAACTGGAAGCAGAAGTTGTTTTGGATGGCCAGGAGATGGAAATCGTGATCGACACCACGTCGGGTCTGGTTCTGGAAATGGAACTGGAAGATGGGGCCGACAGTGACGAAGACGACGACGATTAA